The following are encoded together in the Petrotoga sp. 9PWA.NaAc.5.4 genome:
- a CDS encoding integrase core domain-containing protein: protein NPNSQAFIESHHSSLEREFVQLNSFENIEDVFQAYNAYMFFYHNLRPHGSLNYMTPSEFNKMFENNSDSYFNSKTIFVKK from the coding sequence CAATCCTAATTCACAAGCATTCATTGAATCACATCATTCAAGCCTTGAAAGAGAGTTTGTTCAACTAAATTCTTTTGAAAATATTGAAGATGTTTTTCAAGCTTACAACGCATATATGTTCTTTTATCATAACTTAAGACCACATGGTTCTTTGAATTATATGACACCGAGTGAATTTAATAAGATGTTCGAGAACAATTCAGATTCTTATTTTAATTCAAAAACTATTTTTGTGAAAAAATGA